AACGCATAAAAAAAGTCTTTTACCTGGTTATACACATTTACAAGTTGCAATGCCAAGTTCTTTTGGATTGTGGTTTTCTGCATATGCAGAATTACTAATAGATGATGTGTATATGCTAAATGCAGTTGCCAAAGTTGTAGATCAAAATCCTTTAGGTTCTGCTGCTGGTTATGGTTCTTCGTTTCCTATTGATAGAGAGTTAACCACGAAAGAATTAGAGTTTGCAACCTTAAAATACAATGTAGTTGCAGCACAATTAAGTCGTGGAAAAAGCGAACGTTCAATCGCTTCTGCTTTAGGTGGATTGTGTAATACTATGGCTCGTTTTGCAATGGATGTTTGTTTGTATATGAGTCAGAATTTTGGTTTTATTTCTTTTCCTGATGAACTAACAACAGGAAGTAGCATTATGCCACACAAGAAAAATCCTGATGTTTTTGAATTGATTCGTGGAAAATGTAATAAAATTCAGGCTTTACATACAGAAATGGTCATGATTACCAATAATCTACCAACAGGTTATCACAGAGATTTTCAATTATTGAAAGAAAATATAATTGCAGCTTTTGAAGATGTAAAAGATATTTTAGACATCTTTAATTACTCCATTCAACAAGTAATTGTGAAAGATATCGATTTGAATGATGAAAAATATCAATATTTATTTACAGTAGATTCTATTAATAATTTGGTAGTTGAAGGCATGAGTTTTAGAGAAGCCTATCAAAAAATTGGTGGAGAAGTTCAAAAAGGAACTTATAAACCAGATTTAGGAAAACAACATACGCATGAAGGTAGTATTCACAATTTGAGTTTGGATAAGATTCGTGAGAAGTATCCTAAATAAGATTACAAAAATACCTTTCAGGTTTTGAAACTTTGAAAGGTCTTAGTTTAAATAGTTAAAAAAGTATTTATTTTCGGAAACTCATATAGTTAGCAAATAAATTGCGTTAGGGATTGTAGCATTTGTTTGAGCTCTTTTTTGTTTTTTTACAAAAAAAGCGAGTGCGAAAAGCCCGTTAAAACGCCCAAAAAAAATTATAAGTAAAAATTTACGCCAACTGAAGTACTAAAAACATTTTTAAATGTTACTGATTTATTTATAATTGCATACCATAAATAAGATTCTACAGTACCAACTTCTATATAAAAATCGGCTCCTTTAAAAATACTTTTATTTTTAAAATTTTGATGAACCATAGCTCCTGCATACATAGTTGCATGAAACGCTGTTGGAAAATAATAACCATCAGGAAATTTATCTGGAAGTGTTGTAAAGGTTGTAGATCCAACATCATAGGTTACAGCAAAACCAGCAATCGGTATTAAAGTTAACTCTTTTCCTATTTTTTTTCTATACAAAGGAAATGTGTTTTTGATAGTTATTAAATGAATATTTTCTGCTCTTGAAATAGATTTTGGCACAAAGCCGTATAATAATTCTGTGTACAAAACATCATTAAATAATTGATAACCAGCCCCAACTGACAGAAAGCCAATATTGCCTGCAAACTGCATTTTTACGTAATCTGGAGTATACCAAGATTTATCTTGAATGGTATCCTTTATTTGCGCAAACGATTTTACAAAAACCAATAAAATTAAGGGTACTATTAAAATATTTTTAAAATTCATCTCTATTATAACTCTATAAGTTCTACATTAAAAGTATCGTTTTGAACGCTTATAATACCATAAGCAGTGTCTTTAACTGTTGGTATTATTAAATAACTTACTACTCCAGGTTCGTAAGAATAACTGTGTGTATGTCCATGAACAGAAAGTGCAACATTATTATTGAGCATAATATCTTTATACTTTTCTTGCATTTCTGGAGTAATATCATCGCTAATTGTTGGAATGTGTGCAAATGAAAACACTTGGCTAAAATTAGCATTATCACTTAATTCTGATGACAACCAATCGAAATCTACTTCGTTGTCACTTTCTAAATAAATATTATCGAACATAACAAATTTATTATTGTTAAATTCAAACGAGTAGTTATATGCTCCAAACATTTGTTTGTATATAAAAGCGCCATTTGAATTATAATCGTGATTCCCAATTACAGTTAGATATGGTTTTTTAAGAGATGTCATAATATCATAAAAAATTTCATATTCTTTTAACAATGCCTGGTCTGCGATATCGCCTCCAAAGATTACAAATTTTACATCGTCTCTTTTATTAATATCATTTATTATTGCTTCAAGATCATCGTAATAATAATGTACATCTGTTATAAATGCAAACTTAAAATCTTGGGTATCTGTAGTTACATTTTTTAGTAATTCTAAATTTTTTGCAGTTGTATTTTTATGTTTTTGAATTACGTTTGCCTCATAAACGCTAAATTCAAAAAAATGATCGCAATTATTAAACGTAAAAGCAATTACAATTAAAAGTATGATTTTTGAGAACTTCATATATTGTTAATAAATTTAACTAAGTAATATTAATGTTTTTGATTGAATTGAAAATAAAAGTTAGTTGATACAAATTAATAAAAATTTCACCTACTATTGCTTAAAAAGTTGCAAAGATAGCTATACTGTTATACCTGTAAACTATAATACTTGTTAAAGTATCTTGTTTGCAACATCAATAATTTATATGATTTTATAAAGTTTTGAAATTACACTTTATTAAACTTACACTTTAAAATAATAGCGTTTTAAAGTATATAGAAAATAAAAATATTTTTAAAATATTCTTTTAAATAATGCTTTAGAAAATAATCTTTTCTGCATTTTTACAAAAATCTTTAAATCTTCAAAGATTGATGTTTCTTCATCTAAAAATTTAAATATTTTTTGTGGAGATACATTTTTAAACATTTTTGCAAAAACAGCTGCTCCTAAATGATTGTTTTCTGCTAAAATATCTAATAGCAATAAATCATAAAACCAAAAATTAGTCTTTTTATGAAACGTATTTAATGATTTTTCTTGTTTTAAATGATTAATTAATTGAACTGTTTTTTTATCAATATTTTTAAAAGTGTATCCTGTACTTGCTTTGCTCCAACCACCTGCAGTGCCAATATGTAGAATGTTTTTTGAATTACTTTTCCAAAACTCATAACAAGTCATAGGTATTGAACCTTGCTCCTTTTCTACAATTTCGTATTCTGTGATTCCTTTTTCTAACAAATATTTTTCAATTTCTGTTTTGTATTCATCATAAGGTAATAAATCAGCAGAAAAAAGCGTGTATTCAAAAAGCGCTTCATTTTTTTTGTACGGAAGAATATACATGAAACGCGTGTTACCTCTTTGTTCTACTGTAAAATCCATAAAAGTAACAGTGGAATTATCAAAATAATTTTCTTTTGTTTTGATAAAAAAACCGACAAAATGCTGCTGTAAAACTGGGTATTTTGTTTGTTTTTTATAATCATCAGAAAACAAAATACTATTGATGATATTTTTTGAAAAATAAATATTCTGAGAAGTAACAACTTTGGCAAGTTCTTTTTCTTGAAATATTTTTGTGACAGGTTCTTGTATAAAAGTAATATTTGATTTATTCGCTAAAGATTTCCATATTTTTTGATAGAAATCTTCACTTCTAATCATTTTATATTTATAAGGAGTAATGTTTTCTTTTGATGAATAAAAGTTTGATGAAAATTGTATGTTACTCCAAGAATAGTTTAAGATATCATCCCACTCTCCACTAGCCTGTTCCCAAAAACACCAAGTTCTATCGTTGTCAGTTTTTTTTTCTTTGTCTAAAATTAAGATTGATTTATTAGCAAAATAAGGGTCTTTTGCCATTCTAAATGCTGTCATTAAACCAGAAGCTCCTGCACCAACAATTATATAATCGTATTTTATCATTGTTGCTTAAACTTTACATTAGAACTTAATTTTTGAGATAATTAAGTAAGATTAATTACTTTTTTTATATTCTTTAAAGTACTTAAAAGGGACAAAAAGCATCCCAAAACATTGGCTATCTTCTTTGCCCATATTTTTATGGTGAATTTTATGCGCTTTTCTTAATCCTTTTAAATACCAATTATTAGTTCTTTTAAACCAATTAAACCTTTGGTGAATTAAAACATCATGCACTAAGAAGTATGCAATTCCGTAAAATAAAATACCTAAACCTATAAAAAACAAATAAGTATGAGATGAGTTAGCTCCATAATAAATTAAACCTGCACTAGGTATTGCAAAAATTATAAAAAAAGCATCATTTTTTTCGAAAACGTGAGGATAACCAGGTTCATGATGATCTTCATGCAAAAACCAACCAAAACCATGCATCACATATTTATGTGTAAGCCAGGTTACACACTCCATCAATAAAAAGACACCTAAAGTAACAAAAATTAACATGTTTAAATTATATTCAATTTGTATTTAACATAACTCCTAGCCAGTAAATTTATTTTCATTGGATCAGAAATTCTTATTCTTGTATCCATAATTTTTTCTGAAGGCACAGATTTTAGCTTTTTTAGCAACCTTCTATAATAACGATATGCCATATAAACTCCGAATTTTGCTTCTACTGGTAATTTTAAAATTCCGTTATTATAAGCATAATCAAAATCGGCTTCAATTTCATCAATAATAAGTTGTTTTGATATTTTGTCTAATTTTCCTAAGTCTATATTCGGAAAATAAGAACGACTTAACAGCTCAAAATCGTCTTTTAAATCTCTTAAAAAGTTTACTTTTTGGAATGCAGAACCTAAACGCATTGCTGCATCTTTTAATTCTTCATACATTTTATCATCACCATTCACAAAAACTTTTAAACACATTAAACCTACAACATCTGCAGATCCGTAAATGTATTCATCATACTCTTCTTTGGTATTATATTCTGTTTTATTCAAATCTGCTTTCATGCTTTTTAAAAAAGCTTGAACCATATGATCTGGAATATTATATCTTTTAACAGTTTGTTGAAAAGAGTTTAAAATAGGATTTAAACTAATACCTTGTTCTAAAGCAAAATAATAATCGCGCTCAAAATGCGCCATTAATTTTTCTTTATCAAAATCATGAAAAGTATCTACGATTTCATCTGCAAAACGAACAAATCCATAAATATTATAGATATCTGCTCTTATTTTCGGAGACAACGTATTTACAGCCAAAGAAAAAGAGGTACTATATTTTTTAGTAACCAATTCACTGCAACTATTAGAAACGCTATCAAACAATTCTTTCATACTACTTTTGATTTTTTTTAATTAAGTCCGTTGCAATTTTTCCAGAAATTAATGCTGGAGGAACACCTGGACCTGGCACTGTTAATTGACCCGTAAAATACAAATTATTTACTTTACCACTCTTAATTCTTGGTCTTAAAAACGCAGTTTGTAAAAGCGTATTTGCCATTCCATAAGCATTACCCTTGTAAGAATTGTATTCTTGTTCAAAATCTTTTACACAAAAAGATCTTTTAAAAAGAACGCTATCTTTTATTTTTTGATTTGTTAAAGCCTCAAACCTGTCTAATATTTTATGAAAGTATTCTTCTCTTAATGCTTCTGTATCTTCAATTCCTGGTGCTAAAGGTATTAAGAAAAAACCAGCTTCTTTGCCTTCAGGAGCAGAAGTTACATCTGTAATTGATGTAAAATTTGCATAAAATAATGGTGCTGTTGGCCATTTTGGTTTGTCATATATTTCTACTGCATGTAAATCGAAATCTGTATCAAAAAATAAGGTGTGATGACTTACATTTTTTACTTTTTTATCAAAACCAACATAAAATAGCAAAGATGAAGGTGCAAAGGTTTTTTTGGCCCAATATTTCTCTGAATATTGTCTTAAATTTTGAGGCAATAAAGTTTCTGTATGATGATAATCTGCACCACTTAAAACTAAGTTAGCTTCAACTTCTTTGCCATTAACTACTAAACCTTTTACACTATTGGAGTCATCAACCAAAATCTTTTCTACATTGGCTTCCACTTGAAATTTAACGCCTAAAGTTGTTGCTAAAGTAACCATACCTTCAACTACTTTATACATTCCTCCTCTTGGATGCCAAGTTCCTAAACCAAAATCGGCATAATTCATAAAGTTATAAAAAGCTGGAGTATTGCTAGGTTTTGCACCTAAAAATAAAACAGGAAACTCTAAAATTTGAATTAATTTTTGACTTTTTATGTTTTTACGAACTTGTGTTCTTATTGTTGAAAAAAATTGACTTACTCTTGCAATTGTTGTAGAATTCACTAACTCTAAAGGAGAAATACCTGGTTTGTAAACCAAATCTAAAATTGCAGTTTCGTAGTTGGATTTTGCAGAATCTAAAAAACTTTTTAAATGTTTTGAGCTTCCTTTCTCTTCTTCTTCAAAGAGTTGATAAATTTCTTCTAAACGATCAGATATTTTAAAAGAATCGTTTTTACCAAAATAAACTTCGTAACCAGGACTTA
The DNA window shown above is from Polaribacter sp. Hel_I_88 and carries:
- a CDS encoding sterol desaturase family protein; translation: MLIFVTLGVFLLMECVTWLTHKYVMHGFGWFLHEDHHEPGYPHVFEKNDAFFIIFAIPSAGLIYYGANSSHTYLFFIGLGILFYGIAYFLVHDVLIHQRFNWFKRTNNWYLKGLRKAHKIHHKNMGKEDSQCFGMLFVPFKYFKEYKKSN
- the argH gene encoding argininosuccinate lyase — translated: MKLWDKGFSIDKQIENFTVGNDREIDIHIAKYDVQASLAHAIMLESIGIITADELKDLKKGLNELAADIENGTFVIEPSFEDVHSKIEWELTNKLGEVGKKIHTARSRNDQVLVALQLYYKENLAIINDKTKTLFDTLLNLAETHKKSLLPGYTHLQVAMPSSFGLWFSAYAELLIDDVYMLNAVAKVVDQNPLGSAAGYGSSFPIDRELTTKELEFATLKYNVVAAQLSRGKSERSIASALGGLCNTMARFAMDVCLYMSQNFGFISFPDELTTGSSIMPHKKNPDVFELIRGKCNKIQALHTEMVMITNNLPTGYHRDFQLLKENIIAAFEDVKDILDIFNYSIQQVIVKDIDLNDEKYQYLFTVDSINNLVVEGMSFREAYQKIGGEVQKGTYKPDLGKQHTHEGSIHNLSLDKIREKYPK
- a CDS encoding phytoene/squalene synthase family protein — encoded protein: MKELFDSVSNSCSELVTKKYSTSFSLAVNTLSPKIRADIYNIYGFVRFADEIVDTFHDFDKEKLMAHFERDYYFALEQGISLNPILNSFQQTVKRYNIPDHMVQAFLKSMKADLNKTEYNTKEEYDEYIYGSADVVGLMCLKVFVNGDDKMYEELKDAAMRLGSAFQKVNFLRDLKDDFELLSRSYFPNIDLGKLDKISKQLIIDEIEADFDYAYNNGILKLPVEAKFGVYMAYRYYRRLLKKLKSVPSEKIMDTRIRISDPMKINLLARSYVKYKLNII
- a CDS encoding NAD(P)/FAD-dependent oxidoreductase — encoded protein: MNKKVYIIGSGFSSLSASCYLAKEGYEVTVLEKNDTLGGRARQYKNEGFTFDLGPSWYWMPDVFERFFADFGKKPSDYYILDKLSPGYEVYFGKNDSFKISDRLEEIYQLFEEEEKGSSKHLKSFLDSAKSNYETAILDLVYKPGISPLELVNSTTIARVSQFFSTIRTQVRKNIKSQKLIQILEFPVLFLGAKPSNTPAFYNFMNYADFGLGTWHPRGGMYKVVEGMVTLATTLGVKFQVEANVEKILVDDSNSVKGLVVNGKEVEANLVLSGADYHHTETLLPQNLRQYSEKYWAKKTFAPSSLLFYVGFDKKVKNVSHHTLFFDTDFDLHAVEIYDKPKWPTAPLFYANFTSITDVTSAPEGKEAGFFLIPLAPGIEDTEALREEYFHKILDRFEALTNQKIKDSVLFKRSFCVKDFEQEYNSYKGNAYGMANTLLQTAFLRPRIKSGKVNNLYFTGQLTVPGPGVPPALISGKIATDLIKKNQK
- a CDS encoding metallophosphoesterase, coding for MKFSKIILLIVIAFTFNNCDHFFEFSVYEANVIQKHKNTTAKNLELLKNVTTDTQDFKFAFITDVHYYYDDLEAIINDINKRDDVKFVIFGGDIADQALLKEYEIFYDIMTSLKKPYLTVIGNHDYNSNGAFIYKQMFGAYNYSFEFNNNKFVMFDNIYLESDNEVDFDWLSSELSDNANFSQVFSFAHIPTISDDITPEMQEKYKDIMLNNNVALSVHGHTHSYSYEPGVVSYLIIPTVKDTAYGIISVQNDTFNVELIEL
- a CDS encoding lycopene cyclase family protein, with product MIKYDYIIVGAGASGLMTAFRMAKDPYFANKSILILDKEKKTDNDRTWCFWEQASGEWDDILNYSWSNIQFSSNFYSSKENITPYKYKMIRSEDFYQKIWKSLANKSNITFIQEPVTKIFQEKELAKVVTSQNIYFSKNIINSILFSDDYKKQTKYPVLQQHFVGFFIKTKENYFDNSTVTFMDFTVEQRGNTRFMYILPYKKNEALFEYTLFSADLLPYDEYKTEIEKYLLEKGITEYEIVEKEQGSIPMTCYEFWKSNSKNILHIGTAGGWSKASTGYTFKNIDKKTVQLINHLKQEKSLNTFHKKTNFWFYDLLLLDILAENNHLGAAVFAKMFKNVSPQKIFKFLDEETSIFEDLKIFVKMQKRLFSKALFKRIF